ATTGAGGTCTTCTTCTTCATGCCCGCTTTCAAGCTTCGTATGCGCACCTCCGCCGCCGTTCTCGCCGGAGCCGCCGGCCTCACCGCACTCGGCGCCGGCCTGCTCCCCGCCACCGCCAACGCCGCCACCGCCTCCCCCCAGACCCTCGCCGCCCAGATCGTCCCCGCCGGCCAACTCGCCTCCTTCAACCAGATCATCTCCCACGAATCCGGCTGGAACATCCACGCCACCAACGCCTCCTCCGGCGCCTACGGCCTCGCCCAAGCCCTGCCCGGCTCCAAGATGGCCTCCGCCGGCGCCGACTG
The sequence above is drawn from the Kitasatospora sp. NBC_00315 genome and encodes:
- a CDS encoding transglycosylase SLT domain-containing protein, coding for MPAFKLRMRTSAAVLAGAAGLTALGAGLLPATANAATASPQTLAAQIVPAGQLASFNQIISHESGWNIHATNASSGAYGLAQALPGSKMASAGADWKTNPSTQIKWALGYMDSRYGSPNAAWTFWQTHHWY